TTACCATAGGGTTCGAGCGTGTTGTCCCATTGCGAGTAATTCACGTCGATGGGTAGCACGGTGACATTGTGCTCGCGCGCATCGCGGACGATCTGGGCGGGGGCATAGAAGCCCATTGGCTGCGAGTTCAGGAGCGCCGCGCAGAAGGCCGCCGGATAATGGCATTTCAGCCAGCTCGACACATAGACCAACTGGGCAAAGCTGGCGGCGTGGCTTTCGGGGAAACCGTATTCGCCAAAGCCCTTGATCTGGTCAAAGCAGCGGCGGGCGAACTCTTCCTGATAGCCGCGGCGCACCATGCGGCCGACCATTTTGTCCTGTAGTTTCTCGATGGTGCCGCGACTGCGGAAAGTGGCCATAGCTTTGCGCAACTCGTTCGCTTCGGCCGGAGAGAACTCCGCCGCTTCAATCGCGATCTTCATCGCCTGTTCCTGAAAGATTGGCACGCCGTAGGTCCGTCCGAGAATGTTGCGCAGCTCGTCCGCGTTATGGGGCGGCGCGGGGGACGGGTAGATGATCGGCTCCTCGCCGTTCCGACGCTTGAGGTAGGGGTGCACCATGTCGCCCTGAATGGGGCCGGGGCGGACGATGGCGACCTCCACCACGAGGTCGTAGAATTCGCGTGGGCGCAGACGCGGCAGCATGTTCATCTGCGCGCGGCTCTCGACCTGAAACACCCCGACGCTATCGCCGCGGCAGAGCATCTGGTAGACGCGCGGGTCCTCTTTGGGCGTCGTGGCCAGCGTGAAGTGCCGATCGTAATGCGCTGAAATAATGTCATAACATTTGCGGATGCAGGTCAGCATTCCCAGCGCGAGGATGTCGACCTTGAGGATGCCGAGCGCGTCGATGTCGTCCTTGTCCCACTCGATAAAACTGCGGTCCGCCATCGCACCGTTGCCGATGGGGACCGTTTCGGTCAGGGGGCGTTCGGTGAGGATAAAGCCGCCGACGTGCTGCGACAGGTGGCGCGGCATTCCGATCAGTTGGCGGGCAATGATGATCGTGCGGCGCAGCAGCGGGTCGGACAGGTTGAGGCCCGCTTCGTTCAGATGCTTTTCACCGATGTCGGTCCCCCACGATCCCCACACGGTACGCGCAATGGCATTGGTCACATCCTCCGAGAGGCCCATGACCTTGCCCACCTCGCGGATGGCTGAACGCGGACGGTAGTGGATCACCGTGGCGCACAGCCCCGCGCGGTCGCGTCCGTATTTGCTGTAGATATGCTGGATGACCTCCTCGCGCCGCTCGTGCTCGAAATCGACGTCAATATCGGGCGGCTCCTTGCGTTCCTCGCTGATGAAACGCTCGAAAAGAAGCTGGTGCTGCGCGGGATCGACCGCCGTAATCCCGAGGACATAGCACACGGCGGAGTTCGCCGCAGACCCGCGCCCCTGACACAGAATGGGGGGCGAGCAGTCATGGCGGGCAAAACGGATGATGTCGTGGATCGTCAGAAAATACCGCGCGATGTCGAGCTTCTCGATCATCCGCAGTTCTTTTTCGAGCGTCCCCCGCGTTTCGCCCGGAATGCCATCGGGGTAACGCCATTCGGCCCCCTGCCACGTGAGGTCTTCGAGGTGGCTCTGTGGGGTCTTATCTTCGGGCACGACTTCGCGCGGATATTCATAGGAGAGCTGGCGCAGATCGAAGGTGATGCTGTCCGCGATCTCTCGGGTTGCATGGATGGCATGGGGCCACTCGGCGAACAGGCGGCACATCTCGGCCGGAGATTTCAGGTGACGCTCTGCGTTCGGCTCCAGAAGGAAACCGGCTTCGGTGATTTTCACCTTCTCGCGGATACAGGTCATCACGTCCTGAAGCGGGCGCCGATGGGGGGCATGATAAAGCACATCGTTCGTTGCCATCAGGCACAGCCCGTTCCGTCTCGCGATCTGATCCAGCTGATTGAGCCGCGCCTTGTCATCGCCGCGATAGAGATACGCCGCCGCAAGATGGGACAATTGGGGAAGCGCCCGTTTCAGACGCCCGAGCCGGACTTGCCAATGCACGATGTCATCGGGCGGCACAGCGATCAGGATCATGCCGTCTGCGGCGGCCCGCAGATCGGCGAGGGTGATGTGACAATCACCCTTTGCCTGCCATGCGCCGTCGACTGTCTGGCGTTTACCTTTGGATAGAAGGGCGGATAGCCGCCCGTAAGCCTCGCGGTCGCGCGGATAAACGAGGAACTGGTCACCCTCATAGAGCGCGATCCGGCAGCCGACGAGCGCCTTCACGCACGCCTTTTCGGCTTCTGTATAAACGCGAACAACTCCGGCAAGCGTATTGAGGTCCGCGACCCCGATCGCGTCATACCCCTCGCTCCACGCGGCGTGCGCAATCTCGCTCCCATCGGATGCTCCGCGCAGAAAAGAAAAGCAGGACGTCAGGCCGAGTTCGACGAAAGTCGATTTGGGATGGGGAGTATAGGTGACATCTTCCGGAAGTGAGTGCTTGGGATGATGCTTTTCCACTTCAGGCACAGCATCGTCCTTTTCACTTTGATAAAAATACCTCGGGGGTGAATTGACCCGATAGGGTCAAGAGGGGGCAGAGACCCCGAATGCCGCCCGCAGGGCGGCCACCGACAATGCCGGACGGTTCCCGTCCGGCGTTGGGGGCTTTGCCCCCGGCCTGCGGCCTCCCCCAAGGTATTTGAGTCAGAATGAAAAGCGCGGCGGTCATTAGAGGAAGAGGCCGTGCATAAACCATAGGGGATCGAAACCGCGTCCGTCGTTGAGGAGGCCATTGCGGTAGATCCAGAGGCGGAGGCCGTATTGCTCTTCGATGCGGTAGTAGTCGCGGATGCGGCTTGAGGCACGGTCGGTCCACCATTCGGGGGCAATGCGTTCGGGGCCTTCGTAGCGATTGATCCTGTGGACGAGCTTGCGCCATGAAAACTGCGCAGGCGGACCTTCCGGAACGGCGTAGAGCACCCTGATTTCTTCGGGGTGCTCGAGCAGGCGGCAGGGGCGTTGCAGGTTGATGGGCGTGGGGTAGGCGTCGGATGCCAGTGCCGTTTGCCAATATTCCTGCCGCTCGGGCATGTGCCGCGGGGTATGCTTGGGGCGTAGGACGGCAGGCGGGCCGAAGCGGGCGATAAGCCTGTCGATGGTGCGTGCGGTTGCCTCGGAGTGGTCGGGTTTGCGGTCGAGCCGCGTTTGGCGCGTGCCGATCTGTTCGGTGGCGGAGCCGATCAGTGTGATCAGGTCGAAGCCGAAGCCGGGATCGATGCTCTCGAGCTTTCCGTCGAAGAGGCGGGCGATGTGCCTCGGATCTCGGGTGGCTTGGCTGGTGGCGCAGGTGACGGAGGAGACCTCTCCATCCGTGCGGTAGACGGTCAGGTGCACACGGCGGAGGCCTTTGCCTTCGTCATGGAGGTGGGTGCAGAGTTCCTCGGCCAGCTGGGGAATCCATTCGGTCGGGTCCTGCACTGGTTCGGCCAGTCGCGATTGCACCACGAAGCGCGGCGGATCCTTGGGGGCGGTCAGTGGCTCTGCGAGTTTGCCGGTCATCTGGTCCAGCCGCATCAGCGGGTTTTCTTCCAGCGCATTGCGGGCAAAACGGCGGGTGAGCGGCACGCGCGGGGTTGCCAGCAGATCACCGATGGTTTTGAGGCCGAGGCGGTTCAGCAGGGTAACTGTTTCGCCGTGAAGGCGCAGCGCACGTACGGAGAGGGCGGCGAGTTCGCCATCGTAGACATCGTGGCAGATCGCGGCACCTGTGCCGTAGCGGGCCAGGGCCCATGCGGCGCCGTGCGTCGGTGCGATGGCGAGGCGGCAGCTCATGCCAGCGCGGGCGAGGTCGGCCTCGACCGTGCTGAGGAAACCTTCCTCTCCGCCAAAGAGATGCGCGCAGCCGGTCACGTCCAGCACGAGGCCGTCTCTGCCGTCCATCGCGGACCACGGCGCCCAGCGGCGTGACCAGAGCATCAGACGTTCCAGCGCGTGTTTTTCGGCATGGAGGTCCGCGTGTTCCATCCGCAGGTCGGGGCAGAGCGCGCGCATGTCGACCACGCGGGCGCCAGCATGGATGCCTTGCGCTTCGGCTGCAGGATTGACCGCATGGACGACGGGGCCGCGCGGGGTGTCAAGGCCCAGAGCGCAGGGCTTTTCAGGGTCCAGCGTTTCACCGCGGCGTCGGGCGCGGATTTCCCAATGCTCCATTCCGAAACGCGGGAGGTAGACCGACAGAATGCGGCGGGGTTTGCTCATGTCAGGGGCGGTCGTCATTGGATCGCTCCGTTAGCGAAGGTGTGGGCGTCCGCTTCAATTCCATGCTCGAAGTGCATGTTTTCGTTTTCATATTTCACAACCCAGCGACCTGTCTTACCGTTGCGGCTGCGGAACAGTTCGGCCTCCCACATGGGGGTGCCGGGGGCTTGGGCGTTCCACGGGTGACGCAGCGATTGCAGCGAGGCGACGCGCCAGCGGTTGCGCGCGGCACTCAGGTTGGGCTGGGCGGAACGGCGGATGATCCAGCCGGGGACTTCATGACGTTCGGCGCGCAGGGCCAGACGTTTTGTTGCGGTGAAATCCAGCACCTGCGGGTCGCCCCAAATCTCCCCCAGAACCGCGCCGAAACCGGAGCAGTTCAGACCTTCCTCCATTGCCCAGAGGACATCGACGGGGCGCTTGGCGTCTACATACACGATCTCCATCGGGCGGAGCATTCCGGGCATGTAGGGGCGGCCCGATTCCTTGCGGGAAATGCGGTCCTGAATCCACAGAACGGGCTTGTCCGACTTGATATGCGCCAGCACGAAACCGACCGGCGCTGCGTCGATCGCGCGCTTGCAGAAAACTTCGGACAATGTGGGGTCGTCGGGGCAGGGATGGGTCATGTTCTCGTCCAATGTTCTTGCTTTGTTCTAATTCGAGTCGTTCTGTTCGTCAAATATTCTGATGGGCAGTGAGCCGTTGACCTTGCGGCCCATACGGCGATGATAGGCGCGGGACGCAGGGAGGAAAAAATGCGGGAATCCATTGGAATCAGCGCTTTGCTGATTATGCTCGGCGGTACTGTTTGGGCTGCGGACGGGCTTCCCGATCCTGTGACCGACGGCGATTTTGCGCCTGTGAACATGGATGAGGCCGCTCTGGGCCAGCTTTTGTTCTACGATCCCATCCTTTCGGGGAATCGCGAGGTGTCCTGCGCCACTTGCCACCATCCCAAGCACGGAACGGGCGATGGTTTATCGCTGCCTCTGGGCGATGGCGGGCATGGTCTGGGCATGGACCGTCTGGCCGATCAGGAGAACCTGCCCGAGCAGCGCGTGCCACGGAATGCGCAGGCGCTTTTCAACCTCGGAGCCCATGAATTCACACGGCTTTTCCACGATGGTCGCATCGAGGAAGACCCGACCCGCCCCGGTGGTCTGCGAACCCCGCTGGACGAGGAAATGGTTGCGGGCTTCGACTCGATTCTGTCGGCGCAGACGATGTTCCCCGTGCTCAGCCCCGACGAAATGGCCGGCCATTATTCCGAGAACGAAGTGGCCAAGGCTGTGCGCCTCGGTACGCTGACGGCAGAGGGCGGTGCGTGGGATCTGATCTCGCGCCGCGTGGCGGGGATTCCCGCATATGCCGACCGGTTCAAAGATGTTTACGGGCTGGAGGCGCAGGAGATCGGATTCACTGACATCTCCAATGCGATCGCGGCGTTCATGGCGCACGAATGGCGCTCCGATACGTCGCCGTTCGATGCCTATCTGCGGGGCGAGGGCGAGCTGTCCGCCGATGCGATGGCGGGGATGGAACTGTTCTACGGCGATGCGGGCTGCGCGTCCTGCCACTCGGGTAAATTCCAGACGGACCAGCAGTTCCACGCGACCGGCCAGCCGCAGATCGGACCTGGCAAGGGTGCGCGGTTCGAAACCCATGCGCGGGACGAAGGCCGCTTCCGTGTGACGGGCGATCCGGCAGACCTCTATGCGTTCCGCACGCCGTCGCTTCGCAATGTGGAACTGACCGCGCCTTATGGTCACGCGGGGGCCTATGCGACGCTCGAAGGGTTCATCGCGGCCCACGCCGATCCTGTTGCCGCGCTCGAAAACTACGACCGCTCGCAGGCAATGCTGCCCGCTTTGGAGGTGTCCGACTGGCGCATCATGGATGATCCGACAGAGGTCGAGGCAATCGTCGAAGCCAACGCGATGCCCGCCGTCGACCTGAGCGAAAGCGACATTGCAGAGCTGGTCGCTTTCCTTGGTGCACTCACCGATCCCGTCGCGAAAAGCGGCCGGATGGGTGTTCCGGCCACCGTGCCGAGCGGTCTGCCCGTCGCGAATTAATGCTGGATGATCAGAGGTTTATCGGCCTTGGCTAAGGTGGTGCTTTCGGTGCCATCCGGCCAAGTCACCGTGACCTCTGCCTCCGCCATATCGCCCAAACCAAAGTGGAGCGGCAATGCCTGACCGCCCGCATGACCGCCGCCGACAGTCACCTGCTGGGTGCGACTCACGCTATTCGCGGTGACGGTCACCTGCGCGCCGATGGCGTTCCGGTTGCCGCCGTCTTGCTCCAGCGCAATGGACAGCCAGTGGCCCGTGCCTTCGGTGACATTGCGGTAAATCTCCAGCGGAGCGCGGCGGTTCAGGACCAGCAGATCCAGTCGCCCGTCGAGGTCAAAATCCGCAAGCGCCGCGCCGCGAGAACGGTCGGTGGTATCAACGCCAGCAACATCCGCTTTCTCTACGAAGTGTCCGTTCGGCTGCTGCATCAGCATGTTGTTGGGATCGTGGATCGCGTTCGTCGGCATTTGGTCGACGTTGCCTTTGGCGATGAACAGATCGTCCAGCCCGTCGTTGTCGATATCGCCGAACTGCGCGTGCCAACCCGTCGACGGACGCCCGTCCGAGCCGTCGAACGGGATTTGCGCGTAAGTGCCGATGTCGTAGCGGGCAGCGGCGTAGGTGCCGTCGCCTTGGGCAAAGCTGAGGACGTTATCGCCCATGGAGGTCAGCATCACCTCGTCTTTACCGTCGCTATCGAGGTCGCGGCTCGCGATGCCCATGCCCCAGATCGACAGCTTCTTCCAACCGTCCTCTTCGGTGAGGAAGCGGCGGTCTTCGATGTCCCACATCTGCTCCCATCCGCCGCGCACGTAGTACTGACGATCGTTCGATAGGCGCAGCGTCATCCGGCCCCGCGCATCGCGAGCGGCGAGCATGGAGAGCGGGCAGAAACCGGGCTCCAGCGTCTCGCTGACGTATCCATCGCTCTCAGGGCGTAGGATCGCGTTGGTGTCACAGGCAAAGAACGGACCGTCGGGATTGGCGCGGTCGACGTAATTGCCGACGGCCATCACGGGGCGCTCGTCACCTTCCCACCACGCGGTGAAGGCGGTCGACCACGCGTCACCGCCATCGGGAATGCCCCATTCGGCGGTCGCGTCGGTAAAGCTGCAATCAGGGGCGCCCTTCAGCGCGATGTTCGGGCCGGCACGCAGCACGAAGAGGTCCATCCAGCCGTCAGCATCGATGTCGAGCGGGTAGGCGCCGGTGGTGTGCAGCATCTCGGGCAGGGTGCCGTCATGGAACGCGAAGTCGCCGTCATTAATGAACAGGCTCGCCGGATTGTCCCCGCCAGCGGCAAAGAAATCGGGCAGGTCGTCGCCGTTGCAATCAAACACAGCAACACCGCCGCCCACGAAATGCTCCCACCCGCCGACATAGGCGTGCTCGGTCAGCGCATCCGAGTGGTTTTCAAATGCAGGGTCGGCAACGGCGTTCGTTGCGAGCAGCAAGAGGGGAAAGGTGCGGATCATGACTGGCCTCCCAGCGCAGCGGCAGTGATTTCGGAAAGTGCCAGCGCCGCAGCGCCGCGCGCCCAGACAAGGTCGCCCCACGCGTGGGTTTCGATTTTGCATTCGGGCGGGCCGTTGAACAGGATCAGGTCGCGCGTCTCGCTCATCACCTCGTCGGCGTAGAGGTATTCGTAGCGCATCCGTTCGCCCGACACGATAATCAGCCCAGGATCGAACAGCTGCACGACGTTCGCGAGGCCAAGTGCGAGGTAGCGCCCTGCGCGGCGGAAGATCGTCAGCGCCGCCTGATTGCCTGCCTGCGCCTGACCGTAGAGCGTTTCCAGCATGGCGTGGGGGCTTTGCAGATTGCGGGTGTTGCGGCCAAGTGCTGTCGAGGCCTCGCGCACGAGGGCATAATCGGCGAGGTACGCCTCAAGGCAGCCACGCTGACCGCAGCGGCAGAGCGCACCGTCGAGTTGGACCTTCGTATGGCCAAGTTCGAGCGCCATGCGCCGTGTGCCGCGATAGAGGCGGTTGTTGAGCACAAGGCCCATACCCACGCCGTGTTCGATCGTGACCACCGCGAATTCGGAGCGCGACCGACCCGCGCCAAACCACAGCTCGGCCAGCGTCAGGACGTTCGCATCGTTGTCCAGATGCACGGGTACGTCGAAGCGTTCCTCGAACGCCGTGCGGAATTCGATGTCATTCTCAAGCATGAGCGGCGACCAGTGAACGATGCCCGAGGTGTTGTCGCACAGGCCCGAAATCCCGATGCCGATAGCCGATACCTCGCGGACCTTCATGCCGCGCGGGGTGAGGAGTGACATGATCAGCTGCTCGGTCTCTGCCAAAAGCTGGTCGAGCGTCTTTCGAACGGGCGGGGTAGGGAGCGTCGCATCGGCGAGCTGGTTTCCTGCGAGGTCGGTCAGAACGGCGGTGTGATTCTCGTCCGAAAGCTTGATGCCGATGACGTAATGGGTCTCCGCCACGACTTCGAGCGCGACGGGAGGGCGGCCACGGCCCGACTCGCGGGGCGTTCCTTCGACCTCGCGCAGCCATCCGGTGGAGATCAGGTCCGAAGTGACGGCGGTCGTCGATCCGGCGCTGATTCCCAGTGCGCGGGTCACATCGGCGCGCGCGGCGCGGCCTGAAGCACGCACATGTTCGAATACCTTCTGGCGCAACGGGGTCGCGTCATATCCACTCGAAGCAAGCAACGGGCCGCATCCCTTTGGAAAATCATCGGGTGCGGGCATCGCATCAGCGGGCCGGTCATACATTTTTCATTCCTTGAAGTATTTATCTCCGCTCCTCCAGCAGAGACGTCCTCCTGATCCCGAATCTAATCATGATTTGCAGGACTTCCCAAGTGAAAAGCTAAAAATTTGATCCCTGAACGAAAATTTTATTTTGACAACTGAATATAATTCGCCATGGTTGATGGTGTCGGATCAACGTCCGGCGTCTGCGTCGCACTGCGACGTGGAAACCTTTGGGAGGAAATCATGAATAAATACATCATCGCCGCTGCGGTTGCAGTGGCCGGTTTCAACTCGGCTGCAATGGCCGAAGGTCTCACCATCGGCGTTAGCTGGTCGAACTTCCAGGAAGAGCGCTGGAAAACCGACGAAGCCGCGATGAAGGCCGCAATCGAAGCCAACGGCGACAGCTACATTTCTTCGGACGCACAGAACTCGGCAGCCAAGCAGCTGACCGACGTCGAAGCTCTGATCGCTCAGGGCGCTGACGCTCTGGTCATCCTGTCGGTCGACAAGGACGCTATCGGCCCGGCTATCGACATGGCTTCGAACGAAGACATTCCGGTTGTCGGCTACGACCGTCTGATCGAAGACGAGCGCGCCTTCTACCTGACCTTCGACAACAAGGGCGTCGGCCGCATCATCGCTGAAACCGTTACCGCAGCGCAGCCGGACGGCAACTTCGCCATCATCAAGGGCGACCAGGGTGACCCGAACGCGCTGTTCCTGCTCGAAGGCATGATGGAAGTCATCGGCGACGACGTCGAAGCTGGCAACATCACCATCGTTGGTGAAAGCTTCACCGACGGCTGGAAGCCGGACAATGCTCAGAAGAACATGGAACAGATCCTGACCGCCAACGACAACAACGTTGACGCAGTTCTGGCCGAGAACGACGGCATGGCCGGCGGCGTTATCGCTGCTCTGCAAGCTCAGGGTATGGTGATCCCGGTTGGTGGTCAGGACGGCGATCTTGCTGCTCTGAACCGCGTTGCCCGCGGCACCCAGACCGTTTCGGTCTGGAAAGACTCGCGTGCTCTGGGTTCGGCTGCCGGTAACATCGCTGCTGCTCTCGCGAACGGCACTGCAATGGCCGACGTAGAAGGCGCAGAAGCATGGTCGGGCGGCGCCAACGGCGTTGAAATGACCGCGATCTTCCTCGACCCGACCCCGGTAACCGTCGACAACCTCGACGTTGTTATCGACGCTGGCCACATCTCGAAAGAGCAGGCTTGCGAAGGTGCGATGGATAGCGTTGCTGCCTGCCAGTAATCACTGATCCGCAATAACCGGTACCGCTCCGAAAGGGGCGGTGCCGACGACCTCCGCCTCTCAGGCGCTCCGTGACGGCAACGATCCGCACGGACCAGTCTCATTTCGCCGAACGCCCCTCTGCACACCAGAGCGACCAGCACGGACCGAGGACATGACCACCGAAAAATCATCTGCATCCGGGGCAAACGCCTCGACCTCCGGCACATCTCACGAAAGTGCCTTCAACCGCTTCTTGCGCGTCACCGAAATCGATCCCCGTCTTCTGGGCATGGTCGGCGCGCTGCTGCTGATCTGGCTGGGCTTCCACCTCTACGGTGCGATCGTCAACGGCTTCGGCGCATTCCTCACGCCGCGCAACCTCTGGAACCTTTCGGTGCAAACGGCGTCGATCGGCATCATGGCAACAGGCATGGTGCTCGTCATCGTGACCCGCAACATCGACCTCTCGGTCGGTTCGATCCTCGGTTTCTGCGCGATCGTCATGGGCGTCATCCAAGTCGATATCCTGCCGCAGTACCTTGGCCTCGGCCATCCGGCGATCTGGATCATTACCGTCATCTGCGGCCTGCTCCTCGGCGCGATGATCGGCGCCTTCCACGGTTTCCTGATCGCTTACCTCGAAATTCCGTCCTTTATCGTGACCCTTGCCGGCCTCATGGTCTGGCGCGGTGCCGCGTTCCTTGTTGCACGCGGTGAAACGATCTCTCCGGTCGACAGCACTTTTGCGCTACTCGGCGGTGGACCTTACGGCGCCATCGGCAGCACCGGCAGCTGGGCAGTTGGCCTCGTCGCTTGCGCTGTCATCCTGTGGATGCTCGCCAAGTCCCGCAAGCGCCGCGAGACCTACGGTTTCCACGTGCGGCCGGTCTGGGCCGAAGCCGTTGTGGCCGCGCTTACCTGCGGCGCTGTTATCGGAGCCGTCCTTCTGGTGAACGCATACGGCTGGCCGCGCGGTATCGTCCGTCGCTATGCCGAAGCGAACAACATCACCATTCCCGAAGAGGGCCTGTTCATCAGCCACGGCTTTGCCATTCCGGTACTGATCCTTGTGGTCGTGGCCATCGGCATGACGATCCTCGCCCGCCGCACCCGTTTCGGTCGCTATGTCTTCGCCATCGGCGGCAACCCCGAAGCGGCAAAGCTCGCCGGTATTAATGTCAACATGATGACCGTGAAGATCTACGCACTGATGGGCACGCTCGCCGCACTAGCCGGCGTGGTTTCCTCGGCCCGTCTGACCTCTGCGACGAACGCGCTGGGCCAGTTCGACGAACTCTATGTCATCGCGGCAGCCGTGATCGGCGGCACCAGCCTCGCTGGCGGTGTGGGCACCATTTACGGCGCGATCCTCGGTGCGCTGGTGATGCAGTCGCTCCAGACCGGCATGATCCTCATCGGTTTCGACAGTGCAATCCAGCAGGTCGTCGTCGGTGTGGTCCTCGCCTTCGCCGTCTTCCTCGACAACCGCTATCGCAGTGCGCGCAAGTAAGGAGCCAAGACCATGACTGTTGATTACAATGGCACCCCGCTTGTCGAAATGCGTGATATCTCCATCGCCTTTGGTGGTATCAAAGCGGTCGATCACGTTTCCCTCTCGCTCTATCCGGGCGAAGTCGTGGGCCTTCTGGGGCACAACGGCGCGGGTAAATCGACGCTGATCAAGATCCTGTCGGGCGCCTACAAGGCCGACTCCGGCGAGATCTACGTCGACGGCAAGAAGGCCGACATCTCGTCGCCTCGCGATGCCCGCGACTTCAACATCGAGACCATCTACCAGACGCTCGCGCTGGCCGATAACCTCGATGCGGCATCCAACCTGTTCCTCGGCCGCGAGAAGGTCGATGCGATGGGCTTTGTCGACGACAGCTTCCAGGAAGCCGAGACGCGCAAGATCATGGCGCGCCTCAACCCCAACTTCCGCAAACTGAAAGAGCCGGTGTCGGCCCTTTCGGGCGGTCAGCGCCAGTCGGTCGCGATTGCGCGTGCGGTCTACTTCAATGCCCGAATTCTCATCATGGACGAGCCTACCGCTGCCCTTGGTGTGCATGAAACGGCAATGGTTGCTGACCTTATCAAAGAACTGAAAGCTCAGGGTCTTGGCATTTTCCTCATCAGCCACGATACGCGGGAGATGATGGATCTGTGTGACCGTGTGTCCGTGATGAAGAACGGGCAGATGGTCGGCACGGAACGTGTCGAAGATGTGACCGAGGACGACATCCTTTCGATGATCATTCTCGGCAAGAACCCTAAGCGAGAGGTAGCATAGCAATGTACATCGGATTGGATCTGGGAACGTCTGGTCTCAAGGGCATCGTCATTGACGATAACCAGACCATTCTGGCCGAAGCCAATGCAGCTCTGACCGTCAGCCGTCCGCACGACGGCTGGTCGGAGCAGGCTCCGGCAGATTGGATCGCCGCAGTCGAGGACGTCATGAGCGCCCTCGCATCCAAGGTAGACATGTCGGGCGTCCGCGCCATCGGCCTTTCGGGGCAGATGCACGGTGCGACCCTTCTGGATGCCGCCGGCGAAGTCCTGCGTCCCTGCATCCTGTGGAACGACACCCGTTCGGCTGTCGAAGCCGCAGCGATGGATGCCAATCCGATGTTCCGCGACCTGACCGGCAATATCGTGTTCCCGGGCTTCACCGCTCCGAAACTGGAGTGGGTGAAGAACAACGAACCCGACACCTTCATGAAGGTCGCCAAGGTTCTGCTCCCCAAAGACTACCTGCGCTACTTCCTGACCGGTGAATACGTGGCTGAAATGTCCGATGCCGCCGGTACGTCGTGGCTCGATACCGGTGCGCGCGACTGGTCGGATACGCTGCTTGCTGCGACCGATCTGGGCCGCGAGCACATGCCGCGCCTCGTTGAAGGGTCCGAAGCATCGGGCAGCGTCCGTGCGGAACTGGCGTCGAAGTGGGGCCTGCCCGCAAATGTCGTCGTCGCCGGTGGCGGCGGTGATAACGCGGCTAGCGCCGTTGGCGTCGGCGTCGTGAAATCGGGCGATGCGTTCGTATCGCTGGGCACCTCGGGCGTGCTCTTTGCCGCATCCGACAGCTACCAGCCTGATGCTGCTTCGGCGGTTCACACCTTCTGTCACGCGCTGCCCGACACGTGGCACCAGATGGGCGTGATCCTCGCGGCTGCCGATGCGATGAACTGGTTC
Above is a window of Marivivens aquimaris DNA encoding:
- a CDS encoding CRTAC1 family protein translates to MIRTFPLLLLATNAVADPAFENHSDALTEHAYVGGWEHFVGGGVAVFDCNGDDLPDFFAAGGDNPASLFINDGDFAFHDGTLPEMLHTTGAYPLDIDADGWMDLFVLRAGPNIALKGAPDCSFTDATAEWGIPDGGDAWSTAFTAWWEGDERPVMAVGNYVDRANPDGPFFACDTNAILRPESDGYVSETLEPGFCPLSMLAARDARGRMTLRLSNDRQYYVRGGWEQMWDIEDRRFLTEEDGWKKLSIWGMGIASRDLDSDGKDEVMLTSMGDNVLSFAQGDGTYAAARYDIGTYAQIPFDGSDGRPSTGWHAQFGDIDNDGLDDLFIAKGNVDQMPTNAIHDPNNMLMQQPNGHFVEKADVAGVDTTDRSRGAALADFDLDGRLDLLVLNRRAPLEIYRNVTEGTGHWLSIALEQDGGNRNAIGAQVTVTANSVSRTQQVTVGGGHAGGQALPLHFGLGDMAEAEVTVTWPDGTESTTLAKADKPLIIQH
- a CDS encoding ROK family protein translates to MYDRPADAMPAPDDFPKGCGPLLASSGYDATPLRQKVFEHVRASGRAARADVTRALGISAGSTTAVTSDLISTGWLREVEGTPRESGRGRPPVALEVVAETHYVIGIKLSDENHTAVLTDLAGNQLADATLPTPPVRKTLDQLLAETEQLIMSLLTPRGMKVREVSAIGIGISGLCDNTSGIVHWSPLMLENDIEFRTAFEERFDVPVHLDNDANVLTLAELWFGAGRSRSEFAVVTIEHGVGMGLVLNNRLYRGTRRMALELGHTKVQLDGALCRCGQRGCLEAYLADYALVREASTALGRNTRNLQSPHAMLETLYGQAQAGNQAALTIFRRAGRYLALGLANVVQLFDPGLIIVSGERMRYEYLYADEVMSETRDLILFNGPPECKIETHAWGDLVWARGAAALALSEITAAALGGQS
- a CDS encoding substrate-binding domain-containing protein, yielding MNKYIIAAAVAVAGFNSAAMAEGLTIGVSWSNFQEERWKTDEAAMKAAIEANGDSYISSDAQNSAAKQLTDVEALIAQGADALVILSVDKDAIGPAIDMASNEDIPVVGYDRLIEDERAFYLTFDNKGVGRIIAETVTAAQPDGNFAIIKGDQGDPNALFLLEGMMEVIGDDVEAGNITIVGESFTDGWKPDNAQKNMEQILTANDNNVDAVLAENDGMAGGVIAALQAQGMVIPVGGQDGDLAALNRVARGTQTVSVWKDSRALGSAAGNIAAALANGTAMADVEGAEAWSGGANGVEMTAIFLDPTPVTVDNLDVVIDAGHISKEQACEGAMDSVAACQ
- a CDS encoding sugar ABC transporter permease, which codes for MTTEKSSASGANASTSGTSHESAFNRFLRVTEIDPRLLGMVGALLLIWLGFHLYGAIVNGFGAFLTPRNLWNLSVQTASIGIMATGMVLVIVTRNIDLSVGSILGFCAIVMGVIQVDILPQYLGLGHPAIWIITVICGLLLGAMIGAFHGFLIAYLEIPSFIVTLAGLMVWRGAAFLVARGETISPVDSTFALLGGGPYGAIGSTGSWAVGLVACAVILWMLAKSRKRRETYGFHVRPVWAEAVVAALTCGAVIGAVLLVNAYGWPRGIVRRYAEANNITIPEEGLFISHGFAIPVLILVVVAIGMTILARRTRFGRYVFAIGGNPEAAKLAGINVNMMTVKIYALMGTLAALAGVVSSARLTSATNALGQFDELYVIAAAVIGGTSLAGGVGTIYGAILGALVMQSLQTGMILIGFDSAIQQVVVGVVLAFAVFLDNRYRSARK
- a CDS encoding ATP-binding cassette domain-containing protein; translation: MTVDYNGTPLVEMRDISIAFGGIKAVDHVSLSLYPGEVVGLLGHNGAGKSTLIKILSGAYKADSGEIYVDGKKADISSPRDARDFNIETIYQTLALADNLDAASNLFLGREKVDAMGFVDDSFQEAETRKIMARLNPNFRKLKEPVSALSGGQRQSVAIARAVYFNARILIMDEPTAALGVHETAMVADLIKELKAQGLGIFLISHDTREMMDLCDRVSVMKNGQMVGTERVEDVTEDDILSMIILGKNPKREVA